The Rubritalea squalenifaciens DSM 18772 DNA segment GGCCGACCGGGACCTGAAGGCATGGAGAATCCAGCATCTGGAGACAAATCCGTGATTTCACGCGGGTTCAGCAAAAGCTTTTCTTCAAGGCTCTCGCTATACAAAACCCGCTCTGCGAATTCACGTAGTTCCATACCCCTCCATAGCCGAACCCAGACAATCCGCAACTCCCTTTCACCTGACATCGCCCTCTCATTCTGAAATCTATCTTTCAAAATCAAACCAACCGACTAACGTCCATATCTATGAAATTACTGACATCAGTCACTTGCTCGGCTCTGCTGCTTACCCAAGCAGCCACCCAAGCCCAAGAAACAGCCACCAAACCCGAATCTCCAGAGACTGTCGCCAAGGCGCTACAACTCGCTGATATTTACAAATCAGTGGTTCGTATCGAGGTAGCTACGCAAGTCCCGGACTACAGAACTCCTTGGAATGCTGGTCGCTTCAGTGGTGGCACAGGGACAGGCTTCTTGATCGGTAAGAATAAATTTATGACCAATGCTCATGTGGTTTCCGATGCTCGCCGCGTCCTCATCACCATGCATGGCTCATCCCGCAAGCACGCTGCCCGCGTCCTGCATGTGGCTCATGACTGCGATCTGGCCTTGCTGGAAGTCGAGGATTTCACTCCTTTTGAAGATCTCCCTCATCTGGAAATTGGCGATGTGCCAGCACTTGAGTCCCAAGTCCGCGTGATTGGCTACCCTGTGGGTGGCGAGCGCATTTCCGTGACTCGCGGTGTCGTCTCCCGAATTGATTTCCGCCCCTATTCCCACACCCGCGCAGACTCCCACTTAGTGGTCCAGATCGATGCCGCCATCAACCCGGGCAACTCTGGCGGCCCAGTTCTCCAGAACGGCAAAGTGGCTGGTGTCGCCTTCCAAGGCCTAACCTCTGCAGACAACACCGGCTACATGATTCCGACACCTGTCGTAAAACGCTTCCTCAAGGATATCGAGGACGGCAAGTATGATCACTACGTGGAGATCGGCACTTACGAGTTCGAGCTATTTAACCCTGCCATGCGCAAGGTCTATGGCTTGGGTCCAGATTCTCCAGGTGTACTTATCACCAAGGTCACTCCGGGCAGCTCCGCAGACGGGATCCTGCAACCTGGAGATATCCTCACTGCAATCGATGGCAATACGGTCGACTCATCTGGCAACGTAGTCTTTGCCGGTGAGCGGGTGAACATGAACGAAATCGTTGAACGCAAATTTGTGGGCGACACCGTCAAACTCAACTTTACCAGGGAAGGCAAAGAGCAGACAGCCGATGTCACTCTCAAGACCCTTCCAGCTGCACGCATGTATGCCATTCAGTACGGTCAGAAGCCGCGCTACACCATTCAGGGCGGCCTG contains these protein-coding regions:
- a CDS encoding S1C family serine protease, producing the protein MKLLTSVTCSALLLTQAATQAQETATKPESPETVAKALQLADIYKSVVRIEVATQVPDYRTPWNAGRFSGGTGTGFLIGKNKFMTNAHVVSDARRVLITMHGSSRKHAARVLHVAHDCDLALLEVEDFTPFEDLPHLEIGDVPALESQVRVIGYPVGGERISVTRGVVSRIDFRPYSHTRADSHLVVQIDAAINPGNSGGPVLQNGKVAGVAFQGLTSADNTGYMIPTPVVKRFLKDIEDGKYDHYVEIGTYEFELFNPAMRKVYGLGPDSPGVLITKVTPGSSADGILQPGDILTAIDGNTVDSSGNVVFAGERVNMNEIVERKFVGDTVKLNFTREGKEQTADVTLKTLPAARMYAIQYGQKPRYTIQGGLVFQPLNLNLYSAHKFKNPRVRRLFAGYLKDGIFQDRQDIIILTNVLEDPINSFVTSFEGNALASINGTKVTTLEQAHQLLNPEKMPEFFVLEFDGIDRPLILPGKQLKQANERVQRNYGVSKSHNLEN